A window of the Flavobacterium sangjuense genome harbors these coding sequences:
- a CDS encoding M23 family metallopeptidase: protein MTKKKISRTKKVLLLILTITVIGLIIPEDFKIPVVGATKDSYNKESFWYYPWGKSGTHKGVDIFAKTGTPIISSTKGLVLYCGQISMGGNVIAVLGPKWRIHYYAHLDEIKTHAFSFVGHKDIIGTVGTSGNAKGKTPHLHYTISTLIPYLWRIDSDHQGWKKMWHLNPIEKLNRKTSY, encoded by the coding sequence ACGAAGAAGAAAATCTCCCGAACAAAAAAAGTACTGCTTCTAATCCTAACCATCACGGTTATAGGACTCATAATTCCAGAGGATTTTAAAATTCCGGTAGTTGGTGCTACTAAAGACAGTTATAATAAAGAGTCCTTTTGGTATTATCCATGGGGAAAATCAGGAACTCACAAAGGGGTTGATATATTTGCTAAAACCGGCACACCAATTATTTCTTCAACTAAAGGTCTTGTTCTTTACTGTGGGCAAATTAGCATGGGTGGTAATGTTATTGCGGTCTTGGGACCAAAATGGAGAATCCACTATTACGCACATTTGGACGAAATAAAAACACATGCTTTTTCATTCGTTGGGCATAAAGACATAATTGGTACTGTTGGGACTTCAGGAAATGCAAAAGGAAAAACCCCGCATTTACATTATACAATCTCTACCTTAATTCCCTATTTGTGGCGCATTGATTCTGACCATCAAGGTTGGAAAAAAATGTGGCATTTAAATCCAATTGAAAAACTTAATAGAAAAACCAGCTATTAA
- a CDS encoding SDR family NAD(P)-dependent oxidoreductase: MKQNILVTGASSGFGLLLANKLHERGYNVIGTSRNPEKTQSSVPFKMVALDITNEDSIKSFGKQLFTKINQLDVLINNAGFYLSGLAEETSIEQGMKQFDTNFWGTVKLTNELLPYFRKQRFGKIITVGSIMGLISLPGGSFYGASKHALEGYFRALRFELNEFNIKVSMVEPVGFKTNIVTNSIVADNKISDYDGYRTKLTAYTKDLFDNAPEPTPVVETLLKLVENGNPNFNHPVGKGSTLFPAIQYFSFKTFENSIIKNINKFKK; this comes from the coding sequence ATGAAACAAAATATTTTAGTTACCGGCGCTTCTTCCGGCTTCGGCCTGCTACTGGCAAACAAGCTACATGAAAGAGGTTACAATGTGATTGGCACGAGTCGTAATCCCGAAAAGACACAATCATCAGTGCCATTTAAAATGGTAGCATTAGACATTACTAACGAGGATTCTATTAAGTCGTTTGGTAAGCAACTTTTTACTAAAATCAACCAATTAGATGTATTGATAAACAATGCAGGTTTTTATTTGTCTGGACTTGCAGAAGAAACTTCTATTGAACAAGGCATGAAGCAATTTGATACTAATTTTTGGGGGACGGTAAAGTTAACCAATGAATTGTTGCCCTATTTTAGAAAGCAACGCTTTGGCAAAATAATTACTGTAGGCTCAATAATGGGGTTAATCAGTCTTCCGGGCGGTTCTTTTTATGGTGCTTCCAAGCACGCACTTGAAGGTTATTTCAGAGCGTTGCGTTTCGAACTAAATGAATTTAATATAAAAGTTTCTATGGTTGAGCCAGTGGGCTTCAAAACCAACATTGTCACTAACTCTATAGTTGCGGATAATAAAATAAGTGATTATGACGGATATCGCACAAAACTTACAGCTTATACAAAAGATTTATTTGATAATGCACCCGAACCTACTCCTGTTGTTGAAACACTATTGAAACTTGTTGAAAATGGAAACCCAAATTTCAATCATCCCGTGGGCAAAGGCTCTACTTTATTTCCTGCAATACAGTATTTTTCATTCAAAACCTTTGAGAATTCTATCATTAAAAATATTAACAAGTTTAAAAAATAA
- a CDS encoding winged helix-turn-helix transcriptional regulator: MNTVKKRSECPLSCSLDVFGDKWSLLIIRDLMFNKKNTYGDFLKSSEGIATNILASRLQALEENKIIEKLPHPESKAKVMYKLTQKGIDLLPILVEVYLWSEKYLSIPNDIKTTIKETKKDKEEFIKLMTKELKKQLKS; encoded by the coding sequence ATGAATACTGTAAAAAAAAGATCTGAATGTCCGTTAAGTTGCTCCCTTGATGTATTTGGTGATAAATGGTCGTTACTAATTATTAGGGATTTAATGTTTAATAAAAAAAATACTTATGGTGATTTCTTAAAATCGTCAGAAGGCATAGCGACCAATATCTTGGCTTCTCGATTACAAGCTCTTGAAGAAAATAAGATTATTGAAAAATTGCCACACCCCGAAAGTAAAGCAAAAGTTATGTATAAACTCACTCAAAAGGGGATTGACTTATTGCCTATTTTGGTTGAAGTTTATTTATGGTCTGAAAAATATTTAAGCATTCCTAATGACATTAAGACAACAATTAAAGAAACAAAAAAAGACAAAGAGGAATTTATAAAATTAATGACAAAAGAGTTGAAGAAACAACTTAAATCATAA
- a CDS encoding asparagine synthetase B, translating to MFKKSLYIFLILISFSAKANFILLPMDESTQKNHLKAYGITYWALDKQYKASWLLNYRGGSFLLPDAPEIRKECQIRGVSFEVLSDAEMQSLLADISSPSQNMETVVLEKAPKIAVYSPPGKQPWDDAVTMVLTYAEIPFKVVYDEEVLSDQLLLYDWLHLHHEDFTGQYGKFYGAYRNAPWYIEQKKDAEALAAKLGFAKVSQDKLAVAKKIRDFVIGGGFMFAMCSATDSFDIALSAEGVDICEPMFDGDDSESNYQSKIDYSKTFAFKNFILDRKPDHYEFSDIDMTEKRRIPFEKDYFTLMEFSAKWDVIPSMLCQNHTQLVKGFMGQTTAFDNELIKSSVLVLGKNELNDEARYIHGQKGKGFFTFYGGHDPEDYQHRVGDEPTVLDLHPNSPGFRLILNNVLFPAARKKPQKT from the coding sequence ATGTTTAAAAAGTCACTCTATATTTTTCTAATACTGATTTCCTTTTCCGCTAAGGCAAATTTTATTTTGTTGCCAATGGATGAGAGCACCCAAAAAAATCATCTTAAAGCATACGGAATTACCTATTGGGCATTAGACAAACAATACAAAGCCAGTTGGTTGTTAAACTATCGCGGCGGTTCTTTTTTATTGCCAGATGCTCCCGAAATCAGAAAAGAATGTCAAATCAGAGGTGTGAGTTTTGAAGTCTTATCAGACGCAGAAATGCAGTCTTTATTAGCTGATATTTCAAGTCCGTCACAAAATATGGAAACCGTAGTTTTGGAAAAGGCTCCCAAAATTGCGGTTTATTCGCCACCGGGAAAACAGCCTTGGGATGATGCGGTGACTATGGTTTTGACTTATGCTGAAATTCCGTTTAAAGTGGTTTACGATGAAGAAGTGCTGAGTGATCAATTGTTGTTATACGATTGGCTGCATTTACATCACGAGGATTTTACAGGCCAATACGGTAAGTTTTACGGAGCGTATCGCAATGCGCCTTGGTATATTGAACAAAAGAAAGATGCCGAAGCTTTGGCGGCCAAATTAGGTTTCGCTAAAGTGTCTCAGGATAAATTGGCTGTAGCCAAAAAGATTCGGGATTTTGTCATTGGCGGTGGATTCATGTTTGCCATGTGTTCTGCAACGGATAGTTTTGATATTGCGCTTTCCGCTGAAGGTGTTGATATTTGTGAACCCATGTTTGACGGTGATGACAGCGAATCAAATTACCAATCTAAAATTGATTATTCAAAAACCTTTGCATTCAAAAATTTTATATTAGACAGAAAGCCCGATCACTATGAGTTTTCGGATATTGATATGACCGAAAAACGTCGAATTCCTTTTGAAAAAGATTATTTCACTTTGATGGAATTTTCGGCTAAATGGGATGTCATTCCGAGTATGCTGTGCCAAAACCACACCCAATTGGTAAAAGGTTTTATGGGACAAACCACGGCTTTCGATAACGAATTGATAAAGTCAAGCGTGTTGGTTTTAGGAAAAAACGAATTGAATGACGAAGCGCGTTATATTCACGGACAAAAAGGAAAAGGATTTTTTACCTTTTATGGTGGTCACGATCCCGAAGATTACCAACACCGGGTAGGAGATGAGCCAACCGTTTTAGACTTGCATCCAAACTCTCCGGGCTTCCGATTGATTTTGAATAATGTGTTATTTCCTGCTGCCAGAAAGAAACCGCAGAAAACGTAA
- the dnaB gene encoding replicative DNA helicase, with translation MENLRNMNPIKVDKTTIINLEKGKLPPQVLDLEEAVLGAMMIDKKGVDEVIDILQPDAFYKEAHKHIFEAIFQLFTDSQPIDLLTVSAQLKKNAKLDLAGGDFYLIQLTQKISSSAHIEFHSRIILQKYIQRSLIKISSEIIEESYDETTDVFDLLDKAESKLYEVTQGNIKRSSETAQSLVIQAKKRIEEIANKEGLSGIATGFEKLDKVTSGWQPSDLIIIAARPGMGKTAFVLSMARNIAIDFGQPVALFSLEMSSVQLITRLISSETGLSSEKLRTGKLEKHEWEQLSTKVKDLEKAPLYIDDSPSLSIFDLRAKARRLSSQHGIKLIIVDYLQLMTAGGSNGKGGGNREQEISTISRNLKALAKELEVPVIALSQLSRAVETRGSSKRPLLSDLRESGAIEQDADIVSFIYRPEYYKIDEWDDEEQTPTAGQAEFIIAKHRNGSLESIRLKFIGNLGKFDNLEEYGSAFDDLPSKMNHDDNPFMTKNLPSPNEAFGSNINSNDDDSDVPF, from the coding sequence ATGGAAAATCTCAGAAATATGAACCCTATAAAAGTAGATAAAACTACTATTATAAACTTAGAAAAAGGAAAGCTGCCACCACAAGTGCTCGACCTGGAGGAAGCTGTGCTTGGTGCGATGATGATTGATAAAAAAGGGGTTGATGAGGTTATCGATATACTGCAGCCTGATGCTTTTTACAAGGAAGCACACAAGCATATTTTTGAAGCTATTTTTCAGTTATTCACAGATTCTCAGCCTATTGACTTATTAACAGTTTCGGCTCAGCTAAAAAAGAACGCCAAATTAGATTTGGCCGGAGGCGATTTTTACCTGATTCAGCTTACGCAAAAGATATCTTCTTCAGCACACATCGAGTTTCATTCCCGAATTATTTTACAGAAATACATTCAGCGAAGCTTAATAAAAATCTCTTCCGAAATCATCGAAGAGTCGTATGATGAAACTACAGATGTTTTTGATTTGTTAGACAAAGCCGAATCTAAACTTTATGAAGTAACGCAGGGAAACATCAAGCGTAGTTCTGAAACAGCGCAAAGTTTGGTAATCCAAGCCAAAAAGCGAATCGAAGAAATCGCAAATAAAGAAGGTCTAAGCGGAATCGCAACTGGTTTTGAGAAATTAGACAAAGTAACTTCGGGTTGGCAGCCTTCCGATTTGATTATTATTGCTGCCCGTCCAGGTATGGGTAAAACCGCATTCGTACTTTCAATGGCACGAAATATTGCCATCGATTTTGGTCAGCCTGTAGCATTGTTTTCATTAGAGATGTCATCAGTACAGTTAATCACACGTTTGATTTCATCTGAAACGGGTTTGTCTTCCGAGAAATTAAGAACCGGAAAATTAGAAAAACACGAGTGGGAACAGCTTTCTACCAAAGTAAAAGATTTGGAAAAAGCGCCATTATATATTGATGATTCACCATCGCTTTCCATCTTTGATTTAAGAGCAAAAGCACGTCGTTTGTCATCACAACACGGAATAAAACTAATCATTGTCGATTACCTTCAATTGATGACCGCCGGCGGAAGCAACGGAAAAGGAGGCGGTAATCGTGAGCAGGAAATCTCAACTATTTCCAGAAATCTAAAAGCATTAGCCAAAGAATTAGAAGTTCCGGTAATTGCCTTGTCTCAATTATCGCGTGCGGTTGAAACGCGTGGTTCGAGCAAAAGACCTTTGCTTTCTGACTTACGTGAATCGGGTGCGATTGAGCAGGATGCCGATATCGTTTCGTTTATTTATCGTCCTGAATATTACAAAATTGATGAATGGGATGATGAAGAGCAAACACCAACTGCCGGTCAGGCCGAATTTATTATAGCCAAGCACAGAAACGGTTCGCTAGAAAGTATCCGATTGAAATTCATCGGAAATCTTGGTAAGTTTGATAACCTTGAAGAATACGGAAGTGCTTTTGACGATTTGCCATCAAAAATGAATCACGATGATAATCCGTTTATGACGAAAAATTTACCGTCGCCGAATGAAGCTTTTGGAAGCAATATCAATTCCAATGATGACGACAGCGATGTTCCATTTTAA
- a CDS encoding acetyl-CoA carboxylase carboxyltransferase subunit alpha — protein MEYLDFELPIKELEEQLDKCQIIGAESNVDVTATCKQIEKKLEETKRKIYKNLTAWQRVQLSRHPNRPYTLEHITNLTKGTFLELFGDRNFKDDKAMVGGLGQIDGQSFMLIGQQKGINTKMRQLRNFGMASPEGYRKALRLMKMAEKFNLPVVTLIDTPGAFPGLEAEERGQGEAIARNILEMVRLKVPIICVIIGEGASGGALGIGVGDRVLMMENTWYSVISPESCSSILWKSWEYKEQAAEALKLTSTDMKKMKLVDDVIPEPLGGAHYDKETAFKTVEQYIMKAFNELKDLSTEELVAQRMDKYSKMGEYKE, from the coding sequence ATGGAATATTTAGATTTTGAACTTCCTATCAAAGAACTAGAAGAGCAACTCGATAAATGCCAGATAATTGGTGCCGAATCAAATGTAGATGTCACTGCAACCTGCAAGCAAATTGAAAAAAAATTAGAAGAAACTAAAAGAAAAATATACAAAAATCTTACCGCTTGGCAACGTGTACAATTATCACGTCATCCAAACAGACCTTATACTTTAGAGCATATTACCAACTTAACTAAAGGGACTTTTTTAGAACTTTTTGGAGACAGGAATTTTAAAGATGACAAAGCCATGGTTGGTGGTTTAGGCCAAATAGATGGGCAGTCTTTTATGCTTATCGGACAACAAAAAGGAATCAATACCAAAATGCGTCAGTTGCGTAATTTCGGTATGGCAAGTCCGGAAGGATATCGTAAAGCATTGCGTTTGATGAAAATGGCAGAAAAGTTTAATCTTCCTGTAGTAACTTTAATTGATACTCCGGGAGCTTTTCCAGGATTGGAAGCTGAAGAACGAGGACAAGGAGAAGCTATTGCCAGAAACATTCTTGAAATGGTTCGTCTTAAAGTGCCAATCATTTGTGTGATCATTGGAGAAGGCGCTTCCGGTGGAGCATTGGGAATTGGAGTTGGAGACAGAGTTTTAATGATGGAAAATACTTGGTATTCTGTTATCTCACCTGAATCATGTTCATCAATTTTATGGAAAAGCTGGGAATATAAAGAACAAGCTGCTGAAGCTTTGAAACTGACTTCAACCGATATGAAAAAAATGAAACTGGTTGATGATGTTATCCCGGAACCACTTGGCGGAGCACATTATGATAAAGAAACCGCTTTCAAAACTGTTGAACAATATATCATGAAAGCGTTTAACGAATTGAAAGATTTATCAACAGAAGAGTTAGTAGCTCAAAGGATGGATAAATACAGTAAAATGGGCGAATACAAGGAGTAA